CGCTGAAACCAGTTGCTGCCTGGCGCCGCTCTCCAGCGTTTCGAGACGAGGCCGCTGCGGCAACGTGTGCTCGAGCTCGAGATCCGCTGCGCGATCGCGCAGCTCCACCACGATTCGCTCGGCCATCTTTGCACCGACGCCCGGTGCAGAACGAAGCACGACCACCTGGCCCGATCGGATCGCTTCGATGAGTTCCCCCGATTCGACGCCCGATAGAATCGTCTGGGCCAGCTTCGGACCCACCCGGCTGGCATGCAGCAAGAGTTCGAAGACCGCCTTCTCCTGGGCGGTAGCGAAGCCGTAGAGAACGAAGGCTTCCTGGCGAACATGGGTGTGGACGCGCAAGGCCACCGTCTTTCCCTCGTCGGGGAGCGCGGAAAAGGTGGAGAGCGGAACCAGAAG
The DNA window shown above is from bacterium and carries:
- the ruvA gene encoding Holliday junction branch migration protein RuvA gives rise to the protein MIARIEGNLLEKAPTRVLIDVGGVGYELLVPLSTFSALPDEGKTVALRVHTHVRQEAFVLYGFATAQEKAVFELLLHASRVGPKLAQTILSGVESGELIEAIRSGQVVVLRSAPGVGAKMAERIVVELRDRAADLELEHTLPQRPRLETLESGARQQLVSALVNLQTPKAKAERVADEVVGAEGEDAPIEDLVRAALRSLAR